A window of the Lactuca sativa cultivar Salinas chromosome 5, Lsat_Salinas_v11, whole genome shotgun sequence genome harbors these coding sequences:
- the LOC111877138 gene encoding zinc finger protein 3, producing the protein MNPVVDEEKNWLNLNVGQKLQDSCSRSKTISGKKCRFCKRKFYSPQALGGHQNAHKRERDAARRYHSLNMDTMFPTHRTLGVHTHSLPYKPTTNEGKMIMGGSGATWANGEEGVGSMWSGSFYLDSQMAAPQPSDQLSLDLTLKL; encoded by the coding sequence ATGAATCCCGTAGTAGATGAAGAAAAGAATTGGCTGAATCTTAACGTGGGCCAAAAGCTTCAAGATTCTTGTTCAAGATCAAAAACAATTTCAGGGAAGAAATGCCGTTTCTGCAAGAGGAAGTTCTACAGCCCACAAGCACTTGGGGGTCATCAAAATGCTCATAAAAGGGAGAGAGATGCAGCAAGAAGATACCACTCCCTTAACATGGACACTATGTTCCCAACTCATCGAACACTTGGTGTGCATACACACTCGCTTCCATATAAACCAACCACAAACGAAGGGAAAATGATAATGGGTGGGTCTGGAGCTACATGGGCGAATGGTGAAGAGGGAGTGGGTTCAATGTGGAGTGGAAGTTTTTATTTGGATTCACAAATGGCGGCTCCTCAGCCGTCGGATCAACTCTCACTTGATTTAACCCTCAAGTTGTGA